A single genomic interval of Polaribacter vadi harbors:
- a CDS encoding AraC family ligand binding domain-containing protein: MKTANLYTDLEFNEKRPLINVLFETPFTKEIRIAMHSGTEMKKHKTSFPIVVEIVDGTIDFGVNNEILNLKKGSLISLNSNVPHDLNALENSIVKLTLTKNDEMSRVEKVIEG, encoded by the coding sequence ATGAAAACAGCAAACTTATATACCGATTTAGAATTCAATGAAAAAAGACCATTGATAAACGTACTATTTGAAACTCCTTTTACAAAAGAAATTAGAATAGCGATGCATAGTGGAACTGAAATGAAAAAACATAAAACATCGTTTCCTATTGTTGTAGAAATTGTAGATGGAACTATTGATTTTGGAGTTAATAATGAAATTTTAAATCTAAAAAAAGGAAGTTTAATTTCTTTGAATAGTAATGTTCCTCATGATTTAAATGCATTAGAAAATAGCATTGTTAAATTAACACTAACAAAAAATGATGAAATGAGTAGAGTTGAAAAAGTAATTGAAGGTTAA
- a CDS encoding adenylosuccinate synthase: protein MAVDLLLGLQWGDEGKGKIVDVLTNNYDIIARFQGGPNAGHTLIFDGFKHVLHTIPSGIFHKTALNVVGNGVVIDPVIFKKELENLDKHNIDYTSRLLISRKAHLILPTHRLLDAASETSKGKAKIGSTLKGIGPTYMDKTGRNGMRVGDLELENWKEKYDALTEKHLKMLQFFDVQVEYDLKELENEFKKGIDKLKTLKFIDSEEFLNQAIKDKKTILAEGAQGSLLDIDFGTYPFVTSSNTTAAGACTGLGVAPNRIGDVFGIFKAYTTRVGSGPFPTELFDKDGETMASVGHEFGATTGRPRRCGWLDLVALKYAVDVNGVTQLMMMKGDVLSGFKTLKICTSYNYKGEEITHLPYNIEPENVSVNYTEFKGWEEDLTKMTSADQLPKNLMDYVAFIEKETGVPVSIVSVGPDRKQTINR, encoded by the coding sequence ATGGCTGTAGATTTATTACTAGGATTACAATGGGGAGATGAAGGAAAAGGTAAAATTGTAGATGTTTTAACCAACAATTACGATATTATTGCACGCTTTCAAGGTGGACCAAATGCAGGACATACTTTAATTTTTGACGGATTTAAACATGTTTTACACACAATTCCTTCAGGTATTTTTCACAAAACAGCATTAAATGTTGTTGGAAATGGTGTGGTTATAGACCCAGTAATCTTTAAAAAAGAATTAGAGAATTTAGACAAACACAATATCGATTATACATCTAGATTATTAATTTCTAGAAAAGCACATTTAATTTTACCTACACATAGATTATTAGATGCAGCTTCTGAAACATCTAAAGGAAAAGCAAAAATTGGTTCTACTTTAAAAGGAATTGGTCCAACTTATATGGACAAAACTGGTAGAAATGGAATGCGAGTTGGTGATTTAGAATTAGAAAACTGGAAAGAAAAATACGATGCTTTAACAGAAAAGCATTTAAAAATGTTACAATTTTTTGATGTTCAGGTTGAGTATGATTTGAAAGAATTAGAAAATGAATTCAAAAAAGGAATTGATAAACTAAAAACATTAAAATTTATTGATAGCGAAGAGTTTTTAAATCAAGCTATTAAAGATAAAAAAACAATTTTAGCAGAAGGCGCACAAGGTTCTTTGTTAGACATTGATTTTGGAACCTATCCTTTTGTAACCTCATCTAACACAACAGCTGCAGGTGCTTGTACAGGTTTAGGGGTTGCTCCAAACAGAATTGGTGATGTTTTTGGAATCTTTAAAGCCTATACAACAAGAGTTGGTTCTGGACCTTTTCCTACAGAATTGTTTGACAAAGATGGAGAAACAATGGCAAGTGTTGGGCACGAATTTGGTGCAACAACTGGTAGACCAAGAAGATGTGGTTGGTTAGATCTAGTAGCCTTAAAATACGCAGTAGATGTAAATGGTGTTACACAATTAATGATGATGAAAGGAGATGTACTTTCTGGTTTCAAAACTTTAAAAATTTGTACTTCTTACAATTATAAAGGGGAGGAAATTACGCATTTACCATATAACATAGAACCAGAAAACGTTTCTGTAAACTATACAGAGTTTAAAGGTTGGGAAGAAGATTTAACAAAAATGACTTCTGCAGATCAATTGCCTAAAAACTTAATGGACTATGTTGCTTTTATTGAAAAAGAAACAGGAGTTCCTGTAAGTATTGTTTCTGTTGGACCAGATAGAAAACAAACAATTAACAGATAA
- a CDS encoding pyridoxal phosphate-dependent decarboxylase family protein, translating to MNSPFEMTKEEMTSYGYKIVDQIVNHFTEVEHKKPVKKASRKEMDTIFLSEAPDEATSADDVLDFVMKNVMPNSIIISHPKSFSFVPGPSNFISAMSDSLATGFNIFSGGWNIAPAAAELEIVTLNWILKIFNFPVENGGGIFTSGGSMANLTALTTARRVKCGEDFSKSIIYLSDQAHSSNIKAIRVLGFKKEQIRIIPTDIEFRISINKLKNEIARDRLKGNEPFCIIATAGTTNTGTVDPLDTLADICEKENLWFHIDGAYGAAAMLSKKGNLALKGIERADSLTVDPHKWFFQPYEIGCLIVKDKSWLSGTFSEKPEYLRDIEGNESEINFYDYGIQLTRRFRALKFYMSIKTYGLNAFKKAVTYNIDLAEETEDLLRKSSNWEIVSQATLAIINFRYNPIHLELPEDKLDKLNQEISSRMIDSREALLVTTILQNQVVIRMCLINPNTTIQHIKDTLNECSNFATEILEEWK from the coding sequence ATGAACTCACCTTTTGAAATGACCAAAGAAGAAATGACTTCTTATGGATATAAAATTGTAGATCAGATAGTTAATCACTTTACTGAAGTTGAACATAAAAAGCCTGTAAAAAAGGCTTCTCGTAAAGAAATGGACACCATTTTTTTAAGTGAAGCACCTGATGAAGCTACAAGTGCAGATGACGTATTAGATTTTGTAATGAAAAATGTAATGCCAAATAGTATTATTATTTCGCACCCAAAATCGTTTTCATTTGTACCTGGACCAAGTAATTTTATTAGTGCTATGTCAGATTCTTTGGCAACAGGTTTTAATATTTTTTCTGGTGGATGGAATATTGCTCCTGCAGCTGCTGAGTTAGAAATTGTAACCTTAAACTGGATTTTGAAAATTTTTAATTTTCCTGTTGAAAATGGTGGAGGTATTTTTACAAGTGGTGGATCTATGGCTAACTTAACTGCATTAACTACTGCAAGAAGAGTAAAATGTGGTGAAGATTTTTCGAAATCAATAATTTATTTGTCAGATCAAGCACATTCATCAAACATAAAAGCAATTCGAGTTTTAGGCTTTAAAAAAGAACAAATTAGAATTATTCCTACAGATATCGAGTTTAGAATTAGCATTAACAAACTAAAAAATGAAATTGCTAGAGATCGATTAAAAGGCAATGAACCCTTTTGCATTATTGCCACTGCAGGAACTACAAATACAGGAACTGTAGATCCTTTAGATACGTTAGCAGATATTTGTGAAAAAGAAAATTTATGGTTTCATATTGATGGTGCTTATGGTGCTGCAGCTATGTTATCAAAAAAAGGAAATCTTGCTTTAAAAGGTATTGAAAGAGCAGATTCTTTAACTGTAGATCCTCATAAATGGTTTTTTCAGCCTTATGAAATTGGCTGTTTAATTGTAAAAGATAAATCGTGGTTGAGTGGTACTTTCAGTGAAAAACCAGAGTATTTAAGAGATATTGAAGGGAATGAATCTGAAATTAATTTTTACGATTATGGAATTCAATTAACTAGAAGATTTAGAGCTTTAAAATTCTATATGTCTATAAAAACTTATGGTTTAAATGCGTTTAAAAAAGCGGTAACTTATAATATTGATTTAGCAGAAGAAACTGAAGATTTATTAAGAAAAAGTAGCAATTGGGAAATTGTATCGCAAGCAACTTTGGCCATCATCAATTTTAGATATAATCCTATTCATTTAGAATTACCCGAAGATAAATTAGACAAATTGAATCAAGAAATTTCTTCTAGAATGATTGATTCTAGAGAAGCATTATTAGTAACAACTATTTTACAAAATCAAGTGGTTATTAGAATGTGTTTGATAAATCCTAATACTACAATTCAGCATATAAAAGATACCTTAAATGAATGTAGTAATTTTGCAACAGAAATTTTAGAAGAGTGGAAGTAA